Genomic DNA from Alicyclobacillus fastidiosus:
GGGCCGATGGTGTGGCACGGAGCCGGATCGAGTGCGCGTTGCCCCTCGTCTGGAAGGATGTCGCGGACCTTTTTACACTCGGTGAACACCGCGAATTCCTCGTCCGCGAAGGCATCATCAGCATGGACGAACCGGAGTTGTACGCTGCTTGGGAACGAGACGTCAGCCAGGTCTTTACAGAATTGCAACTGCAATGGCCAGGTTCTCCGCAACTTCCAGCCGAGCGTGGACGGCTTGGGCAACACTCGACCGACTTGGAGACCCTTTTGGGAGCCATGGGAGAAGTGTATGTGAGCGATCCGCATACAGGCTGGTAGCGTGCCGAAATGCGCATAGGGAGGTGTTTTGGATGGATGCGGACGACCAACAACACGTGGTCGAACCGTCGTGTCAGGCTGTCCTCCTCGCGTTGGACGACGTGTCTGACCCGGAAATTCCCGCGGTGAGCATCCGCGAGCTCGGCCTGATTCATCACGTGGCGGTCGAGGAGGACGTCATCTCCGTCGAACTGCTTCCGACGTTCGTCGGTTGCCCGGCACTCGAGATGATCCGCCACAAAGTCGTCGAACGACTGACTGCCGAGTTTGGCACAAGACGGGTGAATGTCGCATTCGTCATGACGCAGCCGTGGACGTCACAGCGGATCACGTCCGTTGGCATCGAGAAGCTTCGCGCGTATGGCATCGCCGCACCTGTGCGATCGCAGCCAGGGCGTCTGGTCACTCCTCCCTGCCCGTATTGTGGAGCGTCGGATACGAAAGTGGAAAACCTGTTTGGACCTACAGCGTGTCGATCACTCTATTACTGCACGTCATGCCAGCAACCGTTCGAGGGAATCAAAGCGGTTTAACGTCCTGGGCTGGCGAAAGATCGCCTACGATGTCCAGCGTGAGTGCAACAACCCCCAACCTGCACCAGATTGAGGAGGAACGCCATATGGTAAAGCTCATCGCGTTGTATCGGCAACCTGAGGACGCGGCGGCGTTTGACGATCATTACGTCAACATCCATACGCCTTTGGTGAAAAACATGCCAGGTTTGCGCAACATCGAGGTCACCAAATTGGTCGGAACGCCGATGGGTACGGAGCCCGATTACTACCTGATGGCAGAGATGTACTTCGACGACGAGGCTGCACTGAAAGCTTCGATGAGTTCTCCAGGGGGGAAAGCGGCTGCCAAAGACCTCATGGGGTTTGCAGGCAAGCTGGTCTCCATGATGATTGGCAGCGTCGTCGAGACCTGATGATGGGGGCCGAGACCATGTACGAAACCATTCTGCTAGAACACCGTCAAAGTGTCGGGATCGTCACGCTCAACCGCCCAGACAAATTGAACGCATGCACGAGCACGATGCATCGCGAACTCGTCGACGCCATCGAATCGCTGGGCCAGGACGACGCGATTCGCGCTGTCGTCCTGACTGGCAGTGGGCGAGCGTTTTGCGCCGGTCAGGATTTAGGCGTGACCAAGCAAGGGCCGATCGATTACGAAATGGCCTTGAAACGAGGCTACAACCCTGTCATTCACGCGCTCACACATCTCGAAAAACCGGTCATTGCCGCTGTCAATGGCGTGGCCGCCGGCGCTGGCGTCGCGTTGGCACTCGCTTGCGACTACAAAGTGGCCGCGGATGACGCAAGTTTCGTGCAAGCGTTCGTTCAGATCGGACTTGTACCTGATTCTGGTTCTACATGGTTGCTGCCTCGGCACGTCGGACTCGCCAAAGCCATGGAACTAGCGATGTTCGGGGACAAACTGGACGCAAGTGGGGCAGAAGCACTTGGCCTCATCAACCGTGTAGTGCCACATGACACCCTCTTGCCTCAAGCACTTGAGTTGGCGCAGAGACTGGCCAGTCTACCGACCCGCGCCATCGGATTGATGAAACGCGCGTTCTACGACGGCCTTGAGTCTTCACTGGCCGACGCCCTCGACCGCGAAGCGCACATCCAGCAGTTGGCTAGTCAAACGGCAGACCACCAAGAGGGCATCAGAGCATTTCTAGAGAAACGCCGTCCGACGTTTCGCGGCATGTGACCGAGCTGAAGTCGACCGGCGGCGCCCACGCCACAAGCTTTTATGGACGGTGGATCTGAGGACGGAGGGGGAAACCAAATGCGGCCGGGTCTCCTAGTGGGCCATCAAGAAACGCTGGAGATGACTGTAACGGAGGAGATGTTTCCCGCGTTTGCAGGGAAGGTTGTCCATGAGACCATGTCGACTGTCTCGATGGTCTACTACATGGAATGGGTCGGACGCCTCGTCATACTCCCGTTTTTGGAAGAGTGGGAGGAGGGGATTGGCGGCGGGATCGCTGTGCATCATCTAGCACCGGCACCCAGGGGAACACGAGTGCGATTCACAGCCGAGGTCGCAGAAGTAACGGGTCCCAAGGTGGTGTGCAACGTCTGGGGCGAGCATGATCAGGCGCGCGTCGGCGAAGGGCAACTCGTACAGTTCATCCTGGAAAAGCGTACAATCGATGAGCGGATCTCCTCTATGAAGTCTTTGTGAATTGAGGATGACGAGCGAGCCAATCCATTTGGTGGAAATTGCAATGACCACATAGGCATATGTTCAAATTAACATAACATATCTTTTGTAAACTAAAATCAGTTGCATCGAATTTTCAAAGTGAGAGTCTAGAAATGATATACTAGATTCGTATCGACAGTCGAGCTTTCATGGGGGCTGCTTCACCTCCGAGGAGGGGAGGTGAGGCCTGTTGACAGTGTTTCAGACCCTAACGCTCATGATCAGCTTCGCTACGCTCGTCGTGGCTGTGCTGTCTGTGAATAGAAGGAAATGAAGGGCGCAAACGCGCTTCACCTGTTGGCGATAAAATAAAATAGACCGCCCTCCACCAAAGGTCGCGGTCTATTCCCCCGAGAAGCAGCCCCCTTGAAGGGCACCTGTCTGATACATATTGGGTCGCACGGTGTTACCAGCACCGTGCGGCTCACTTTATGACGACAGTGCTTCAAACGTGAAAGTTCATGATCAGCTTTATCCATATTATAACCATTCGCCATTTGTTGATGCAACGAGGCCCGTAGTGTGAAAGTACGCAAAACGACTGCTTTACGGATTCGATGACGACCATCGCTGTTCAATCCGATAGAATTTCCAGACCCCATAGGATAGTCCCCACGCGACGAGAAATAGTGCGACAAGCACATAACCCATGTTCCCAAAATCCAGGTTTTGAATCCAATGCCACCAACCCGAGTTCAGCCCTAGTTCCGGAGTGAGCACTTGAATCGCCTCGATGAGCCCAATCAACAAAGCGGCGACCACCGACACCCCGGTCACGGTCAGGTTGTAATACACTTTTCGGATGGGGGTGGAAAATGCCCAATCATAGGCCGTCGTCATGAAGACACCATCGGCTGTGTCCATGAGACACATTCCGGCTGAGAACAAGATGGGGAGCGCGAGGATACCTGTAAAGGGCATCGCGTTTTTCGCGGCCCCGGCCGAGATGGCTAAGAGTGCGACTTCACTGGCAGTATCGAAGCTGAATCCGAACAGAACGCCGATCGGGTAAATGTGCCCGCTGCGTGTAACCAGTTTAAATAGCGGTCCAATCCAACGAGATATCAAACCTCGTGATTGAAGCAGTTGTTCAAATTGGTCTTCATTGAAGGAACGGTTCCGCATGCTCTTGAACACTCTACATAGATTGATCAACACGAACAAATTGATGCAACCAATCGCAAGCAGAAACAGCGCAGAGACCAGCGTACCGACAATGCCTCCCAACCGTTGTAACTCCGGGATCGACCTTTGAGCCCACTGCGCTGCAAATGCCGTGATGAGCGCCATCAAAATCACGATCGTCGAGTGACCAAGTGAAAAGAAGAAGCCCACTCCGACCGTGTTTTTGTCCTCCTGACGCAGTTTGCGCACCGTGTTGTCGATGGCCGCAATGTGATCCGCGTCAAACGCGTGGCGGAGTCCGAACGTGTACGCGAGAAATCCGAGGCCCAACAGGGCCGGATGCCCTGGAAGAGCGCCAACCAAGAGACCAACACCTAGGGCGTGAAGTGCGACCACACAACCACCGTACGCAAAGATGGACCGTTTCGTCGTCATTTTGTTACCTCCCATTTCTTTGGCAATCGTGGACCTTCACGTGAAAAAGCCCCGACCATAGGGTCAGGGCTTTTGGGTACAAGCGGGATAGATCGACACAAAAATGCCGATCCCGTTCTTGTACACCGCTCCTCTCCTCGAAGGTTGTTGGTGTAGCAAACTAGGTAGGTCTCCTGGCTCCTGATCATCGTTCTCCTTCGCCTTCCCCGAAAAACGAGTGGCATGGTTGAAAGAGAACTCCTCAGTTACAGTGGCGGGACCGCTTGGGTGTTTCACCCAATTCCCTGTTACCCCTTGGCGGGCACCTAGCTGCAATCGTATAGCGTTGTCGGCTTCATCATAGTGTATTTTACTTTCGTCAGGCAAGTCCTCTAACGGGGACAATTTGTCGATCCCCGAAGCGCCATGCTTGCCGTTTGGAAACCGAAAGCCCGTGTTTTGGCAATGCTGCAAATGTGGAACCTACATCCACCTCTACCAAATGTCCGTTATGATGGAGATATGATGAGCGATAGTGATTGGTGGACCGCACGCGTCGCAATCGCTAATGAAAAGTCTGATTGATTCGGGAGGGCAACACGGGATGGACTTTGTACCTATCGACTTCGCGACACGACTAGAAACCCTATACGGTCAGCAAGGAGAACAATGGCTGCGAGACCTGCCAGAGCTGCTGGAGCGATGCCAAGAGAGGTTCGATCTCCGCCTGGAAGCCCCGTTTCCGAATTTGACGTGGAACCTCGTCCTCCAAGCTTCACGGTGTGACGGCACGCCCGTGGTCCTTAAAATGGCCGTGCGCAAAGCCGAATTGTATCGAGAAAGGACTGCGTTACATGCCTACTCCGGACGTGGAGGCATTCAAGTGCTCGACGCGGATGATGATTTGGGTGCCGTCGTGTTAGAACGTGCGGATCCGGGCACAGCGCTGTCGACCATCGAGGATGACGACTTGGCGACGGGGATTTTCTGCAGTGTATTTCGGGCGCTTCATGGTGAAGCATCGACCATATCCTCAGCATCAGGGCCTCTTGTGCCAATCGAGGAACACTTTTCGGGGATTGAACGCTATCGTCAGCGACATTGCAAAGGCAATGCCGAGCCCCTGTCGGCATACTGGGTTGAACGTGCCAGTGAGTGCCTGGCGTATTTAGTCTCTTCAACGCGTGATCGCGTCGTTCTCCACGGCGATCTACACCACGACAATATCCTGCAGCACCGCCGGGGCGGGTGGGCGGTCATCGACCCCAAGGGCATCGTCGGTGACAGGCACTTTGACACCATCCAGTTCTTGCTCAACTACATCGAAAGAGATGGGGACCCTTACACTGTACTAACAAGGCGGATCGGGATCATATCGACAGCTTTGCGCTTGAGCGCCCGCCGCATCGCGATGTGGGGGCTCGCCAGAGGCGTACTCGAAGCTTGCTGGACGATTGAGGACGGAAGAACCGAAGTGCACCAAGGGGTCGACATTGCTAAGCGGTTCGCGAGATATTTAGACGCGATCGGCGTGAAGGATTGAGGTGTCGGGCTTTGCCGTTCCCGTGTACACCGAGTGAAGACACCGCGACTTTGGAATTCACGAGTGCGGGCCAAGACGACCTACGCTACGCGTTCCTCCATCTTGACAGCCTCGTTCTAGACAATCTAATGTTGGTCGAGAGATATTTGATGTGTTTGCTTGGGGCCTTGTTGTAGATAAGGGAAGGGCAGGGTATGTGTAAATGGAGCAGTCTGCCTCGCTCAAGTGATTTCATGACGACGTAAGCAGGTGTAGCTATGTCCAACAATGTATGTCCACTCTGTGGGATGGATAACCACTGTGGCAATGTTGCGGGTCAACCGCATGGTACATGCTGGTGTGACAAAGAAGTCTTTCCGAACGAGATTTTTGAACAGCTTCCAATGAGTCGCTCTGAGTGCTCATGTATCTGTCAAAACTGCCTTGATCAATGTAAGCAGTCCATCGACCAGCAGAACATCCCCTCTGGTACTTGATTGGGTTCATTCATCTGTTGGCACTCTTTGAAGTCATCTCATTGCAGGTTTAGTTCAAGATATCTTTCGAGCGAGGGGCGGATTTGAAATGAGTATTTATGATTGTACGGTCGTTACAGCAGAGGGGAACGAGACAACATTAGGTGCTTATCAAGGTCAGGTTATGCTGATTGTGAATACGGCAAGCAAATGTGGATTCACTCCGCAGTATAAAGGATTACAGGAGTTGCAAGAGAAGTTTTCTGAACGGGGATTTACGGTACTTGCTTTTCCATGTAACCAATTCGGACATCAGGAACCAGGTAGCAATGAAGAGATTCAGGAATTTTGCAAACTGACGTACGACGTGACTTTCCCCGTGTTTGCCAAGGTAGATGTGAACGGGAGCGAAGCGCATCCATTGTTCAAATATCTCAAACAGGCTGTACCAGGCATACTGAACTCGGAATCCATCAAGTGGAATTTCACCAAGTTCCTTGTCGATCAGAACGGTAAGGTCGTTAAGCGATATGCGCCCCAGGCTACTCCGGATTCCATGGCGGATGACATCGAAAACTTGCTTGGCCGTTAATGCTTGAGCATGTTCTCATGTGACGTGAATCGCTCCTGGTAGATGAGCGACGATGAAGTCATGGAGAACATGTTTTTTGCTTTGGCTCCTTTACCAAATTGGGTGAACAGGATAGCATAGAGGGCGGAGATGTACGGAAGGAGCATGGACCTGAATGGGCGATATCCTTTAATGGCTGAGTAACTGCGTGGATGTAGTTGGTGCCTTCAATCGAAGGGTCAATGCTGACCAGTTTCACTCATACCATGATAGGAACGCTGGGTTCATGTGCTATAAACACCACGCGAATGCCTATTTCGGTATTCGTCTTTTTTATGTGGTGAACGTCTTACATCTCCAATAGCCCTGCAGCCCGCGTGTCCATAAAGGAGATGCGCTTGTGAGCCGCTTGACGAATCGGATTGCGATTGTTACTGGTGCTAGTCGGAAAATGGGCATAGGCACTGCAATTTGTAAAGAATTAGCCAGCCAAGGCGCAGACATCTTTTTCACGCATTGGTCAAAGTACGACCGTCTGATGGAGTATGTCACGGAGGATGACTCCCATTGGTCACAGCGCCTGCTGAAGGAGATCCGTAGTGTTGGAGTTCGATGCGAGTGCATGGAATTGGACTTGGCACAACCTGATGCACCAGTAAGACTGCTCGAACAAGTTCATGCGAAATTGGGCTCTCCGTCCATCCTGGTGAACAACGCCACGCATTCCATTGACGTAGACCATCGTCATCTGAACTCGGAGATTCTCGACGCTCATTATGCTGTGAATGTTCGAGGAACGTGTCTTTTGTCGGTTGAGTTTGCTCGACAAGTGGGTGGCAAACGCGGAGGGCGTATCATTAACCTGGTGTCCGGCCAAGATAAATCGCCCGAGCCTGGCAATTTGGCATATGTCACAACGAAGGGTGCCATCTCCGCCTTTACTCAATCCGTAGCGATCGAATTAGCGCCGTTAAACATCACAGTAAACGCTGTAAATCCTGGTCCAACGGATTCCGGGTGGATGAGCAGTGAATTGAAGGCAGCCTTGCTGCCAAAATTCCCAATGGGGCGCCTTGGAGAACCTCGTGATGCGGCAAAGTTAATTAGTTTTCTAGCGAGTGACGAGTCCGAATGGATTACTGGTCAAATCATTCATTCTGACGGTGGTTTCTGGTGATTCGCTGAAATGGATGGGGGTGCCCCGAAAGAGTATTGACTTTTGAGGCACCCCCAAGCGGCAAAAGGAGAGCAACGTGTCCAGGTACTGTCAACAACCCGTTCCGTTCGAATAACCATAATATTCGGAGTCATGAGTCAGCAACGCATTGACTATTCTCCTGTTTATACATAAAATTCAGACATGAATGATATCATTCATGTCTGAACGGATCCATTCACATCATGTTTCCCCACAGTACTGGATAGGGTTCACCAGCAGCATATCGTTGCACCTGCCATTGAAGCTTGAGCCGTATGCGCGCGGCTCAAGTCCACAGCTTGCTCCTACTGACATCTAGATGAATCCATCAAGGTTGAAGACCACAGCTTACAGCAGCAGAACGAGCGTTCATTCAAGGAGGACTTTGCCATGCCAGTTGAAAGTCGTACAGCGATTCGTGCACCGCGCGGCACTGACTTGTCGTGCAAAGGGTGGGAACAGGAAGCGGCACTTCGCATGTTGATGAACAATCTGGACCCGGACGTCGCGGAGCGCCCCCAGGATTTGGTCGTCTACGGCGGGATCGGCAAAGCGGCTCGCAACTGGCCCGCGTTCGACGCGATCGTCCGATCGCTCAAGGAACTGGAAGATGACGAGACGCTGTTGATTCAGTCGGGCAAGCCTGTCGGAATCTTCAAGACGCACGAAGACGCGCCGCGAGTGCTTTTGGCGAATTCGAATCTGGTCCCGGCGTGGGCCAACTGGGAGCATTTCCACGCCCTCGACAAAAAGGGTCTGATCATGTACGGCCAAATGACGGCAGGCAGTTGGATTTACATTGGATCGCAAGGGATTCTCCAGGGTACGTACGAGACGTTCGCGGAAGCGGCACGCCAACACGCCGGTGGAACACTTGCTGGCACGTGGACATTGACGGCGGGCCTCGGCGGCATGGGTGGAGCACAACCGCTCGCGATCACGATGAACGGTGGCGTCGCTTTGGTCGCCGAAGTAGATGACACGCGGATCAAGCGCCGACTGGATACGCGCTATCTCGATCGACACACGGAGAGCATGGACGAGGCCATGTCCTGGGTCCGCGAAGCTGTTGCGAACAAGCAGGCACTATCTGTCGGTATCCACGCAAACGCCATCGACGTCTTCGAATGGCTGCTCGAAGCCGGGGTGACGCCGGATTTTGTGACAGACCAAACATCCGCACACGATCCACTCAATGGATATCTCCCGCAAGGCATGACGGTCGAGCAGGGTATGGCACTTCGCCAGAGCCACCCTGAAGAATACGTCGTAAAGTCGAAACAGAGCATGCGACGGCACGTCGAGTTGATGTTGGAAATGAAGGCGAAGGGCGCCGTCGTCTTTGACTATGGCAACAACATTCGCCAGGTCGCGTATAACGAAGGGCTTACCGACGCG
This window encodes:
- a CDS encoding HoxN/HupN/NixA family nickel/cobalt transporter, producing the protein MTTKRSIFAYGGCVVALHALGVGLLVGALPGHPALLGLGFLAYTFGLRHAFDADHIAAIDNTVRKLRQEDKNTVGVGFFFSLGHSTIVILMALITAFAAQWAQRSIPELQRLGGIVGTLVSALFLLAIGCINLFVLINLCRVFKSMRNRSFNEDQFEQLLQSRGLISRWIGPLFKLVTRSGHIYPIGVLFGFSFDTASEVALLAISAGAAKNAMPFTGILALPILFSAGMCLMDTADGVFMTTAYDWAFSTPIRKVYYNLTVTGVSVVAALLIGLIEAIQVLTPELGLNSGWWHWIQNLDFGNMGYVLVALFLVAWGLSYGVWKFYRIEQRWSSSNP
- a CDS encoding cysteine-rich CWC family protein, which encodes MSNNVCPLCGMDNHCGNVAGQPHGTCWCDKEVFPNEIFEQLPMSRSECSCICQNCLDQCKQSIDQQNIPSGT
- the paaJ gene encoding phenylacetate-CoA oxygenase subunit PaaJ, with the translated sequence MDADDQQHVVEPSCQAVLLALDDVSDPEIPAVSIRELGLIHHVAVEEDVISVELLPTFVGCPALEMIRHKVVERLTAEFGTRRVNVAFVMTQPWTSQRITSVGIEKLRAYGIAAPVRSQPGRLVTPPCPYCGASDTKVENLFGPTACRSLYYCTSCQQPFEGIKAV
- a CDS encoding SDR family oxidoreductase, whose amino-acid sequence is MSRLTNRIAIVTGASRKMGIGTAICKELASQGADIFFTHWSKYDRLMEYVTEDDSHWSQRLLKEIRSVGVRCECMELDLAQPDAPVRLLEQVHAKLGSPSILVNNATHSIDVDHRHLNSEILDAHYAVNVRGTCLLSVEFARQVGGKRGGRIINLVSGQDKSPEPGNLAYVTTKGAISAFTQSVAIELAPLNITVNAVNPGPTDSGWMSSELKAALLPKFPMGRLGEPRDAAKLISFLASDESEWITGQIIHSDGGFW
- a CDS encoding glutathione peroxidase — its product is MSIYDCTVVTAEGNETTLGAYQGQVMLIVNTASKCGFTPQYKGLQELQEKFSERGFTVLAFPCNQFGHQEPGSNEEIQEFCKLTYDVTFPVFAKVDVNGSEAHPLFKYLKQAVPGILNSESIKWNFTKFLVDQNGKVVKRYAPQATPDSMADDIENLLGR
- a CDS encoding aminoglycoside phosphotransferase family protein, with product MDFVPIDFATRLETLYGQQGEQWLRDLPELLERCQERFDLRLEAPFPNLTWNLVLQASRCDGTPVVLKMAVRKAELYRERTALHAYSGRGGIQVLDADDDLGAVVLERADPGTALSTIEDDDLATGIFCSVFRALHGEASTISSASGPLVPIEEHFSGIERYRQRHCKGNAEPLSAYWVERASECLAYLVSSTRDRVVLHGDLHHDNILQHRRGGWAVIDPKGIVGDRHFDTIQFLLNYIERDGDPYTVLTRRIGIISTALRLSARRIAMWGLARGVLEACWTIEDGRTEVHQGVDIAKRFARYLDAIGVKD
- a CDS encoding enoyl-CoA hydratase-related protein, translated to MYETILLEHRQSVGIVTLNRPDKLNACTSTMHRELVDAIESLGQDDAIRAVVLTGSGRAFCAGQDLGVTKQGPIDYEMALKRGYNPVIHALTHLEKPVIAAVNGVAAGAGVALALACDYKVAADDASFVQAFVQIGLVPDSGSTWLLPRHVGLAKAMELAMFGDKLDASGAEALGLINRVVPHDTLLPQALELAQRLASLPTRAIGLMKRAFYDGLESSLADALDREAHIQQLASQTADHQEGIRAFLEKRRPTFRGM
- the hutU gene encoding urocanate hydratase → MPVESRTAIRAPRGTDLSCKGWEQEAALRMLMNNLDPDVAERPQDLVVYGGIGKAARNWPAFDAIVRSLKELEDDETLLIQSGKPVGIFKTHEDAPRVLLANSNLVPAWANWEHFHALDKKGLIMYGQMTAGSWIYIGSQGILQGTYETFAEAARQHAGGTLAGTWTLTAGLGGMGGAQPLAITMNGGVALVAEVDDTRIKRRLDTRYLDRHTESMDEAMSWVREAVANKQALSVGIHANAIDVFEWLLEAGVTPDFVTDQTSAHDPLNGYLPQGMTVEQGMALRQSHPEEYVVKSKQSMRRHVELMLEMKAKGAVVFDYGNNIRQVAYNEGLTDAFAFPGFVPAYIRPLFCEGKGPFRWAALSGDPADIYRTDQLVLEMFPDDEHLRTWIQKAQADIAFQGLPARICWLGYGERAKLGLAMNELVRRGEISAPIVIGRDHLDAGSVASPNRETESMKDGSDAVADWPILNALVNTAAGGSWISVHHGGGVGMGYSLHAGMVVVADGSDRAERKLARVLTTDPGMGVIRHVDAGYDRATEVAKERGIRIPMDE
- a CDS encoding thioesterase, with amino-acid sequence MRPGLLVGHQETLEMTVTEEMFPAFAGKVVHETMSTVSMVYYMEWVGRLVILPFLEEWEEGIGGGIAVHHLAPAPRGTRVRFTAEVAEVTGPKVVCNVWGEHDQARVGEGQLVQFILEKRTIDERISSMKSL
- a CDS encoding EthD family reductase; this translates as MVKLIALYRQPEDAAAFDDHYVNIHTPLVKNMPGLRNIEVTKLVGTPMGTEPDYYLMAEMYFDDEAALKASMSSPGGKAAAKDLMGFAGKLVSMMIGSVVET